The uncultured Methanomethylovorans sp. genome contains a region encoding:
- a CDS encoding hydrogenase/urease maturation nickel metallochaperone HypA, translating into MHEYSLACNIIEHVISIAELNNAKAVNTITIGVGKLTLVNPDQILFCLEALAADTIAQGTEFVLLDIFPDMECECGYSANSEYLLKDSARYMDDIRAFLEIPCPECGTIMHELGGRDLIIQSIDIEH; encoded by the coding sequence ATGCATGAGTATTCTCTGGCATGTAATATCATTGAACATGTTATTTCAATTGCAGAACTTAATAATGCCAAGGCTGTAAATACTATCACAATTGGTGTAGGAAAACTTACTCTTGTGAACCCTGATCAAATCCTATTTTGTCTGGAGGCGCTAGCAGCTGATACTATTGCTCAAGGTACTGAATTCGTGTTACTGGACATTTTCCCTGATATGGAATGTGAATGCGGCTATTCTGCCAATAGTGAATATTTATTAAAAGATAGTGCTAGGTACATGGATGATATCAGGGCTTTTCTTGAGATCCCCTGTCCCGAATGTGGAACAATAATGCATGAATTAGGTGGCAGGGATCTTATAATTCAGAGTATCGATATTGAACATTAA
- the tatC gene encoding twin-arginine translocase subunit TatC — protein sequence MKNEKDIANKTGVHGDYNEPAILHLAELRNRLLVVIIAMFVFMLGSYPVSGYLMKYVWNMFLGSSTEMAIYSPLEWIYARLEVSFLLALAMTFPFFFYEMFRFVARGLYPNERKFIKSIVPVSFVFFIAGAIVAVHFIMPLMFKYVILSSDTVAQSQISVQQTISIAVTLIAGSGLVFQIPVIMFFAVKMQLIRRQTLRKMRIVVYTSFLTFVLFLSPDPTFIAQLVCACLLVVLFEVGLLFSRFY from the coding sequence ATGAAAAATGAAAAAGATATTGCAAATAAAACCGGTGTTCATGGCGATTATAATGAACCGGCAATATTACATTTAGCAGAACTACGCAATCGCCTACTGGTTGTTATTATTGCAATGTTTGTTTTCATGCTTGGTTCCTATCCGGTTTCAGGATACCTAATGAAGTATGTATGGAATATGTTCCTTGGAAGCAGCACAGAGATGGCTATTTACTCTCCTCTTGAATGGATATACGCCAGACTAGAAGTTTCATTCCTTCTGGCGCTTGCTATGACATTCCCTTTCTTTTTTTATGAGATGTTCAGATTTGTAGCGAGAGGACTGTACCCAAATGAAAGGAAGTTCATAAAAAGCATTGTGCCTGTGTCTTTTGTGTTCTTTATAGCGGGCGCAATAGTAGCAGTACATTTTATAATGCCCCTTATGTTCAAATATGTCATACTATCATCTGACACTGTTGCACAAAGCCAGATATCTGTGCAGCAGACTATTTCTATAGCTGTAACGCTTATAGCAGGTTCTGGGCTTGTTTTCCAGATACCTGTGATAATGTTCTTTGCTGTAAAAATGCAACTAATTAGGCGACAAACTCTGCGCAAAATGCGCATTGTGGTATACACCTCATTTTTGACATTTGTACTGTTCTTATCTCCAGACCCCACATTCATAGCACAACTTGTATGTGCATGTCTTTTGGTTGTACTATTTGAGGTTGGCTTGCTCTTTTCAAGATTTTACTGA
- a CDS encoding twin-arginine translocase subunit TatC — MESYFGDLSAIITTLRKKVILLFSIFFITFCLFWGVTGTVINSIKTDLLPEGAKLVYVSPLEIMLLKMKIALVLSLFTVIPIMLYMALKIILQRKNIQINIDSKFWLLIFLVMLIIFVGGVSYAYFFMLPLFIDYLYVDASASGVVATYSIFSFISFAVQTSIIFGFVFETPIILFLLNRFGLVQYSTLVSYRKHIYIICLVVAAFITPSPDIFSMVLVSIPLLILFEISLIIVRISNVGRKKNKTA, encoded by the coding sequence TTGGAATCTTATTTTGGAGATCTCAGTGCAATTATAACTACATTGCGTAAAAAAGTTATTTTGTTATTCTCTATATTTTTTATTACTTTTTGTCTATTTTGGGGAGTAACTGGCACTGTAATTAATTCTATAAAAACAGATCTGCTGCCCGAAGGTGCAAAACTTGTTTATGTCTCTCCTCTTGAGATCATGCTCCTTAAAATGAAAATCGCACTTGTATTAAGTCTATTCACTGTAATTCCTATTATGTTGTACATGGCTCTTAAGATCATATTACAACGAAAAAACATTCAGATAAACATAGACTCAAAGTTTTGGTTACTCATTTTTTTAGTAATGCTTATTATATTTGTTGGAGGTGTTAGTTATGCATACTTTTTCATGTTACCTCTTTTCATTGATTACCTCTATGTTGATGCATCTGCATCCGGAGTTGTTGCAACTTATTCAATATTTAGTTTCATTTCATTTGCAGTACAAACCTCAATAATATTCGGTTTTGTATTTGAGACTCCAATTATCCTGTTCTTGTTGAACAGATTTGGTTTGGTACAATATAGTACACTAGTGAGCTACCGGAAACATATCTATATCATTTGTCTAGTTGTGGCTGCTTTTATTACTCCATCTCCAGACATATTCAGTATGGTATTGGTTTCAATTCCACTATTAATTCTCTTTGAGATAAGTCTTATAATAGTCAGGATTTCAAATGTTGGAAGAAAGAAAAATAAAACAGCATGA
- the hypD gene encoding hydrogenase formation protein HypD, with product MSVESEILAKIHEISRPLRIMHICGTHERTISRYGLRDVLPSEVEVLSGPGCPVCVTPEREIDRAIALARAGIILTTFGDMMRVPGSSLSLMDARSQGDDIRMVYSIDDAIALAQKNPDKKVVFFGIGFETTAPTNAAAVLRNPPKNFSLLLSHRIVPPALIALTDEINVDAFIAPGHVCAITGTQIFQQFAEMGFPVVVAGFEAKDVLLSILLILQQKLKGHSIVENAYTRAVRDEGNLVAQEMMKRVFEIVDSEWRGLGVIKKSGLNLRPEFAEYDAALIYSDIITEYLKDMSYINPAASLCQCANILKGREKPEACPLFGKKCTPTTPVGSCMVSQEGMCYNWYRYRGV from the coding sequence ATGTCTGTTGAGTCTGAAATTCTTGCAAAGATACATGAGATCTCACGTCCCCTTCGTATAATGCACATATGTGGCACTCATGAAAGAACTATCTCTCGATATGGATTGCGGGATGTATTACCTTCGGAAGTAGAAGTTCTCAGTGGCCCAGGTTGTCCAGTATGCGTTACTCCTGAAAGAGAAATAGATCGTGCTATTGCACTGGCAAGGGCAGGTATCATACTTACTACTTTTGGAGATATGATGCGGGTTCCTGGCAGTAGCTTAAGTCTCATGGATGCACGTTCTCAGGGTGACGATATAAGGATGGTTTATAGCATTGATGATGCTATTGCACTTGCGCAAAAGAATCCTGATAAAAAAGTTGTTTTCTTTGGTATTGGTTTTGAAACAACAGCACCCACTAATGCCGCTGCTGTTTTGCGTAATCCTCCTAAGAATTTCAGTTTATTACTATCTCATCGAATCGTTCCGCCGGCGCTTATAGCGTTAACAGACGAAATCAATGTCGATGCTTTTATTGCTCCTGGTCATGTTTGTGCTATAACTGGTACTCAAATATTCCAGCAATTTGCAGAAATGGGTTTTCCAGTTGTAGTGGCTGGATTTGAAGCAAAGGATGTACTTCTTTCTATTCTTTTGATATTGCAGCAAAAGCTTAAGGGTCATTCAATTGTTGAAAATGCATATACTAGGGCCGTGAGAGATGAAGGAAATCTTGTGGCACAGGAAATGATGAAAAGGGTCTTTGAAATTGTAGATTCTGAATGGCGTGGGCTCGGAGTTATTAAGAAATCTGGGCTAAATTTAAGACCCGAGTTTGCAGAATATGATGCAGCGTTGATCTATAGCGACATCATCACAGAATATCTGAAAGATATGTCTTACATTAATCCTGCTGCTTCTCTTTGTCAATGTGCCAATATATTGAAAGGCAGGGAAAAACCTGAGGCTTGTCCCCTTTTCGGAAAAAAATGTACTCCTACAACACCTGTTGGGTCCTGTATGGTAAGCCAGGAAGGTATGTGCTACAACTGGTATCGATACAGAGGTGTCTGA
- a CDS encoding twin-arginine translocase TatA/TatE family subunit: MISAVELIVVLIAVLFIYGPDKIPEIAHATGKAYGEFKKAQLSAEFGLFDLDMKPKKNETEDIESKIREMARSSGIDVEGKSTDDLLNLIAESVKMKSDEAKNT; encoded by the coding sequence ATGATCAGTGCTGTAGAGTTAATTGTAGTGTTGATTGCTGTATTGTTTATCTATGGGCCGGATAAGATACCTGAAATAGCACACGCTACTGGCAAAGCATATGGGGAATTCAAAAAAGCGCAACTTTCCGCAGAATTTGGATTATTTGATCTTGATATGAAGCCTAAAAAAAACGAGACTGAAGATATTGAAAGTAAGATAAGAGAAATGGCAAGATCATCAGGAATAGATGTAGAAGGCAAGAGTACAGATGATCTACTTAATCTGATTGCGGAGTCCGTAAAGATGAAATCGGATGAAGCAAAAAACACATAA
- the hypF gene encoding carbamoyltransferase HypF, with protein MSQEFESKHVVGTEKSMACVCKKIIVEGIVQGVGFRPFVYRIAKKHNLGGYVRNTGGRVEIVAQGSILQVDKFLHDLDFEKPPHSEIDTIKSEDIEISNFSNFSIIRSNADTTPSSILVPDIGICKNCIEELSNPHDRRYGYPFISCTECGPRYTMIKSLPYDRYNTSMNSFQPCATCNEEYTTPADRRFHAQTVCCHDCGPEVSFTNNNGMVSSRGNDAIVECAASIDSAKIIAVKGYGGFHLVCDAFQNEAVDLLRKRLGRSQQPFAIMVKDIPAARQLVYLDKEEEKILQSSKRPIVVLDKKDENYPFASIAPRLHNIGIMLPYSGIQRLLFQYTSSSAYVMTSANIPGLPMVIDPDAAIKDLSAIADHYLIHDLKIENRIDDSVIRYIAKSPVFIRRSRGYVPHPIELPFKVRPSVGVGAELSNTIMFASGNRAYISPHIGNTNHFETATYHSEVFWKFSGLTSIKPEYWGCDLHPQFNTTKFAKDNGGEAVVPVQHHHAHVVSLMADAQLDRDARIIGIALDGVGYGTDGTIWGGEILESGYTDYKRCAHLKPQSMAGGDLCSYYPERMVMGMLKDVIGSEELLSFPFELKYGPKEAKTVLEQLNKKINVIMSSSSGRVLDAAAALLGICKYRSYQGEPAMKLESSARAGKDASFELHPVIKDSIFDTSSLLYQLYELKNDHTVEDLAYAYEDAFAKGMAQLAIRSAKKNNIGVIGLTGGVAYNEHIACRIQDDIKEAGFEFISHSRVPCGDAGISLGQALVASLKKENEKFK; from the coding sequence ATGTCGCAAGAATTCGAGAGTAAACACGTTGTAGGGACTGAAAAATCAATGGCTTGTGTTTGCAAGAAAATTATCGTCGAAGGTATCGTGCAAGGAGTAGGCTTTAGACCTTTTGTCTATCGCATTGCAAAAAAACATAATCTTGGCGGATATGTGCGCAACACGGGTGGCCGCGTGGAAATTGTAGCGCAAGGAAGCATATTGCAGGTAGACAAATTTCTTCATGACCTGGATTTTGAAAAACCCCCCCATAGCGAGATAGACACCATTAAATCTGAAGATATAGAAATATCGAATTTCAGTAATTTTTCGATCATAAGAAGCAATGCGGATACTACTCCAAGTTCTATCCTAGTGCCCGACATTGGCATCTGTAAGAACTGTATCGAAGAGCTTTCAAACCCTCATGACAGGCGTTATGGATATCCTTTCATCTCATGTACGGAATGCGGTCCCAGATATACTATGATCAAGTCTCTGCCCTACGACAGATACAATACATCCATGAACTCTTTTCAGCCGTGTGCAACATGTAATGAAGAGTATACAACTCCTGCTGATAGAAGATTCCATGCCCAGACAGTATGCTGTCATGATTGTGGCCCTGAAGTAAGTTTTACAAACAATAATGGAATGGTTTCTTCACGGGGTAACGATGCTATAGTAGAATGCGCAGCATCTATAGATTCAGCGAAAATAATAGCTGTGAAAGGATATGGTGGATTTCATCTGGTATGTGATGCCTTTCAAAACGAAGCTGTTGACCTGTTGAGAAAAAGACTTGGCAGATCCCAGCAACCATTTGCTATCATGGTAAAAGATATTCCAGCTGCAAGACAGCTGGTTTATCTAGACAAAGAAGAGGAAAAAATTCTTCAAAGCAGCAAAAGACCTATAGTTGTCCTAGATAAAAAAGATGAAAACTATCCATTTGCTAGCATAGCACCTAGGCTGCATAATATAGGAATAATGTTACCATATTCGGGTATTCAGCGGCTTCTTTTTCAATATACATCAAGCTCTGCATACGTGATGACATCTGCCAATATACCAGGCCTTCCGATGGTGATTGACCCTGATGCCGCGATAAAGGACCTATCAGCAATTGCAGACCATTACCTAATACATGATCTTAAAATAGAGAACCGTATAGATGATTCGGTTATCAGGTACATTGCAAAGAGCCCTGTATTTATCCGTCGCTCCCGCGGCTATGTCCCTCACCCCATAGAATTGCCTTTTAAAGTCAGACCTTCAGTAGGAGTCGGAGCTGAGCTTAGCAACACAATCATGTTTGCATCCGGCAATAGAGCATACATATCACCTCATATAGGTAACACTAACCATTTTGAAACAGCCACATACCATTCTGAAGTGTTTTGGAAATTCTCAGGCCTTACCTCAATCAAACCTGAATACTGGGGTTGTGACCTTCATCCACAGTTTAATACCACCAAATTTGCAAAGGATAACGGTGGAGAGGCGGTTGTACCTGTTCAACACCATCATGCACATGTTGTATCCCTAATGGCTGATGCACAACTTGATAGGGATGCGAGGATAATCGGCATAGCCCTTGATGGAGTGGGTTACGGCACTGATGGGACAATATGGGGAGGAGAGATACTTGAATCCGGGTACACTGATTATAAAAGGTGCGCCCACCTAAAACCACAATCAATGGCCGGAGGGGACCTTTGCTCATATTATCCTGAACGTATGGTTATGGGAATGCTCAAGGATGTAATTGGAAGCGAAGAATTGCTGAGCTTTCCCTTTGAGTTAAAATACGGGCCAAAGGAAGCAAAGACAGTATTAGAACAACTTAATAAAAAGATAAATGTAATTATGTCCAGCAGCTCAGGAAGAGTACTGGATGCTGCAGCTGCACTTTTGGGAATATGCAAATACCGGAGTTATCAAGGTGAACCTGCTATGAAACTTGAATCAAGTGCCAGAGCAGGAAAAGATGCTTCATTTGAATTACACCCTGTAATTAAGGACAGTATTTTCGATACTAGTTCGCTTCTTTATCAGTTATATGAACTCAAAAATGATCACACTGTTGAGGATCTGGCCTATGCATATGAAGATGCTTTTGCAAAGGGAATGGCTCAACTTGCTATAAGGTCTGCAAAGAAGAACAATATTGGAGTTATTGGATTAACAGGTGGGGTGGCATATAATGAGCACATTGCCTGTAGGATACAGGATGATATAAAAGAAGCTGGATTTGAATTTATATCCCATAGCAGAGTGCCATGCGGAGATGCCGGCATATCTCTTGGACAAGCACTTGTAGCCAGTTTGAAAAAAGAGAATGAAAAATTTAAATGA
- the hypB gene encoding hydrogenase nickel incorporation protein HypB, with amino-acid sequence MLMHVINIGHDVLKANDKLAEKNKKLLEKNGVFAINIMGAIGSGKTTLIEKVVTKLGEKFRIAVIAGDVVADMDAGRIAKLGVTTIPVNTGRECHLDAKLVEKALKSIDMENVDLLLMENVGNLICPADYRLGEHMRVVVVSVTEGDDIVLKHPVIFKTADLAVIHKKDLAKAVFASAEKMEHDVRELNATIPILKTSIHDSVSMEQWFSIISTSVESLKKG; translated from the coding sequence ATGTTGATGCATGTGATCAATATAGGGCATGATGTCCTGAAAGCCAATGATAAACTCGCAGAGAAAAACAAAAAACTTCTGGAAAAAAACGGTGTATTTGCCATTAATATTATGGGTGCCATAGGTTCAGGAAAAACTACATTGATCGAGAAAGTGGTAACAAAACTTGGTGAAAAATTCCGTATAGCCGTAATTGCCGGTGACGTTGTTGCAGATATGGATGCAGGAAGGATCGCAAAGCTTGGTGTAACTACAATTCCCGTGAATACTGGTAGGGAATGTCACTTGGATGCAAAGCTAGTCGAAAAAGCGTTAAAATCCATAGATATGGAAAATGTTGATCTCCTTCTAATGGAGAATGTAGGAAACCTTATATGTCCTGCTGACTACCGGCTTGGAGAACACATGCGTGTAGTAGTTGTCAGTGTGACTGAAGGTGACGATATCGTTCTCAAACATCCGGTCATATTCAAAACAGCTGATCTTGCAGTGATCCATAAAAAGGATCTTGCTAAAGCAGTGTTTGCAAGTGCAGAAAAGATGGAGCATGATGTAAGGGAACTCAATGCAACGATTCCTATCCTGAAAACTTCAATACATGATTCTGTAAGCATGGAACAATGGTTCTCTATAATCTCTACTTCTGTTGAGTCACTCAAAAAAGGATGA
- the hypE gene encoding hydrogenase expression/formation protein HypE — protein MALQDKITMEHGAGGQFMQELISKTILSNISNRSAGSVGLDDLDDGATIKLPDCLDDVSSELVITTDSHVVDPLFFPGGDIGRLSVCGTVNDLTVMGAKPLALTCAIILREGFELSLLEKIIKSMNLAAEEANVAIVTGDTKTMQGNKLDSMIINTTGIGIASPVIRDNGLSPGDTIIVTGNLGDHGVALLSYREGFDFETKLVSDVSPLSDLLKGPLQLRTPEGKSVLSAMKDPTRGGLASCINEIAQKSNVGILLDEKSIPISNAVRAACEMLGLNPLEIANEGKAVIGVRSEYAQEVLDMLHSHKYGKNACIVGKAISEHKGKVLLRTPIGSLRQLAMPVGDPIPRVC, from the coding sequence ATGGCACTCCAGGATAAAATCACCATGGAGCATGGTGCTGGCGGTCAGTTCATGCAGGAACTGATTAGCAAAACAATTCTAAGCAATATCTCTAATCGTTCAGCAGGAAGTGTCGGTTTAGATGACTTGGATGATGGTGCGACTATCAAGTTGCCTGACTGTCTAGATGATGTTTCTTCTGAACTTGTAATAACAACTGACAGTCATGTGGTAGATCCTCTTTTCTTTCCGGGCGGTGATATAGGAAGGTTATCCGTTTGCGGAACCGTGAATGATCTGACAGTTATGGGTGCTAAACCACTTGCTTTGACCTGTGCTATCATCCTAAGAGAGGGATTTGAGCTATCATTGCTTGAAAAAATAATCAAGTCTATGAACCTCGCTGCAGAAGAGGCAAATGTTGCTATAGTCACTGGTGATACCAAAACTATGCAGGGAAATAAACTGGATTCAATGATCATCAATACTACTGGAATAGGTATCGCTTCACCAGTTATACGTGATAATGGTCTTTCTCCAGGGGATACTATCATAGTTACGGGTAATTTGGGAGATCACGGTGTTGCACTATTGTCTTACAGGGAAGGATTTGATTTTGAGACAAAACTGGTATCTGATGTCTCCCCATTGAGTGATCTTTTAAAAGGACCATTGCAATTAAGGACTCCCGAAGGAAAGAGTGTACTCTCAGCAATGAAAGACCCTACTCGCGGAGGTTTGGCTTCCTGTATCAACGAGATCGCTCAGAAAAGCAATGTGGGTATACTCCTTGATGAAAAATCCATTCCTATAAGCAATGCAGTAAGGGCTGCATGTGAAATGCTTGGTTTAAATCCGCTGGAGATCGCAAACGAGGGAAAAGCTGTTATTGGTGTTCGCTCAGAATATGCTCAAGAGGTTCTTGATATGCTGCATTCGCATAAATATGGTAAAAACGCATGCATTGTAGGAAAAGCGATCTCTGAACACAAGGGGAAGGTTTTGCTCAGGACACCTATAGGAAGCCTACGCCAGTTGGCTATGCCAGTAGGTGACCCGATACCAAGAGTATGCTAA
- a CDS encoding twin-arginine translocase TatA/TatE family subunit yields MIGGIGSSEMLLIFAALLLLFGATKLPELARSMGTSMGEFKKAQKESEESLKNYEKSIKEKKVDNAQDQDKDSNVKQVAANLGINTEGKSKDELLAEINTLLKKD; encoded by the coding sequence ATGATAGGCGGAATAGGATCTAGTGAAATGCTGCTTATATTTGCAGCTCTATTGTTACTTTTTGGTGCAACAAAGCTTCCAGAGCTGGCTCGTTCCATGGGAACCTCCATGGGGGAATTCAAAAAAGCACAGAAAGAGTCTGAAGAATCATTGAAGAACTATGAAAAGTCCATTAAAGAAAAGAAGGTAGATAACGCTCAAGACCAGGATAAAGACTCAAATGTTAAGCAGGTTGCAGCAAACCTTGGCATTAATACTGAAGGCAAGAGCAAAGATGAGCTTCTTGCCGAAATAAATACACTTCTAAAAAAGGATTAA
- a CDS encoding twin-arginine translocase TatA/TatE family subunit, which yields MIGGIGPSEMMLIFAVLLLLFGANKLPELARSMGTSMGEFKKAQKESEQSLRDYEKSIRNTAQVKSTEQVKEKESNIVQVASNLGISVEGKSNDELLVEINTMLKNN from the coding sequence ATGATCGGAGGAATTGGACCTAGTGAAATGATGCTCATATTCGCAGTTCTGTTGTTGCTCTTTGGTGCAAACAAGTTACCAGAGCTTGCGCGTTCCATGGGAACTTCCATGGGAGAATTTAAGAAAGCTCAAAAAGAGTCGGAACAATCATTGAGAGACTACGAAAAATCCATAAGAAATACCGCTCAAGTAAAGAGTACAGAACAGGTAAAGGAAAAGGAATCAAATATAGTACAGGTTGCATCGAATCTCGGCATTAGTGTTGAAGGTAAAAGCAATGACGAACTTCTTGTCGAGATAAATACAATGCTCAAGAATAATTGA
- the hypC gene encoding HypC/HybG/HupF family hydrogenase formation chaperone yields the protein MCIAIPGKVTSLLDESTAVVDFGGIEKKVKLDLLGDYDSSILGQYVLVHVGYAISLISEEEGKETAELFEQLMGEEDVC from the coding sequence ATGTGTATTGCAATCCCTGGCAAAGTGACCTCATTGCTGGATGAATCTACAGCTGTTGTTGATTTTGGTGGAATAGAAAAAAAAGTAAAGCTTGATCTGCTCGGTGATTATGATAGTTCTATCCTTGGACAATATGTTCTGGTACATGTAGGATATGCTATCTCTCTAATATCTGAAGAAGAGGGAAAAGAAACTGCTGAGCTTTTTGAACAGCTCATGGGTGAAGAGGATGTCTGTTGA